In one window of Trichoderma breve strain T069 chromosome 7 map unlocalized scaffold00008, whole genome shotgun sequence DNA:
- a CDS encoding peptidase family m20/M25/M40 domain-containing protein, with product MSPTSPFKAFFEAHTPDYRPYEEFYKTLHANPEVSWREVETAEAIANRLSQISPHLQITRGIEGTGLIAVMRNGLGRTVLLRADMDALPVEELTGLEYASKKRVEDADGSMQPVMHACGHDMHVTALLAATETLILGRTQWSGTLVCLFQPAEESGNGARRMIEDGLYDKHGCPIPDILLGQHVSPRKSGHTDTRPGPLMAGVDEMKIIVYGRGGHASMPHMSVDPIVLASHIVVRLQTIVSREVTPGSLAVVTVASLHSGKAINVISDHATIELSIRSVDSEARDSIIGAIKRIVEAECNASDSPRDPVFEVVSSIPAMYNDPNTTHTINRSFSAHFGHQNRNPACEIVPASEDFSHLATAVGKPYCFWFFGGHDTSDWEERAKANRLDAAPSLHSALFAPAIQPTLSIGAEALVVAAMTMFSDYANGSDGQGVAVPRA from the coding sequence ATGTCACCAACTTCGCCGTTCAAGGCTTTTTTCGAGGCGCACACGCCTGACTACCGTCCATATGAGGAATTCTACAAAACTCTTCATGCTAACCCCGAGGTATCCTGGAGAGAAGTAGAGACGGCAGAAGCGATAGCGAACAGATTAAGCCAGatttctcctcatcttcagatTACTAGGGGCATTGAGGGAACTGGTCTGATTGCTGTTATGCGCAACGGGTTAGGCCGAACGGTTCTACTTCGCGCCGATATGGATGCTCTCCCTGTGGAAGAGCTGACAGGACTGGAATATGCGTCTAAAAAGCGTGTAGAGGACGCTGATGGTTCAATGCAACCGGTGATGCACGCTTGTGGCCATGATATGCACGTCACTGCGCTCCTGGCGGCTACTGAGACTCTCATTCTTGGACGGACGCAGTGGTCAGGGACTCTGGTATGCCTCTTTCAACCAGCAGAGGAGTCTGGAAACGGAGCTAGGCGCATGATCGAGGATGGCCTCTATGATAAACACGGCTGCCCGATTCCTGATATCCTGTTGGGACAGCACGTCTCGCCTCGAAAATCTGGACACACAGACACTCGCCCTGGGCCGCTTATGGCAggcgttgatgagatgaagattaTCGTGTATGGGCGCGGTGGCCATGCTAGCATGCCGCACATGTCAGTCGATCCGATCGTGCTTGCTAGCCACATTGTGGTGCGGCTGCAGACCATTGTCAGTCGAGAGGTTACTCCAGGCAGTTTGGCTGTGGTGACCGTTGCATCATTGCACAGCGGGAAGGCTATCAATGTCATCAGTGATCATGCGACCATTGAGTTGAGCATCCGCAGTGTTGATTCCGAGGCTCGTGACTCCATAATTGGTGCCATCAAACGCATTGTCGAGGCTGAGTGTAATGCTTCAGATAGTCCGCGTGACCCGGTATTCGAGGTCGTCTCATCAATCCCGGCAATGTATAACGACCCAAATACTACACATACAATCAATCGCAGCTTTTCTGCGCATTTTGGTCATCAGAATCGCAATCCGGCTTGCGAGATCGTTCCGGCCTCTGAAGACTTCAGTCACTTAGCAACAGCTGTTGGCAAGCCGTATTGTTTTTGGTTCTTTGGAGGTCACGATACTTCCGACTGGGAAGAAAGAGCCAAAGCAAACCGTCTCGATGCGGCGCCTTCTCTCCACAGCGCCTTGTTTGCCCCGGCAATACAGCCAACCTTATCCATTGGAGCTGAAGCTCTTGTAGTGGCGGCCATGACCATGTTTTCCGATTACGCAAATGGATCCGATGGCCAGGGAGTTGCTGTACCTCGAGCATAG
- a CDS encoding short chain dehydrogenase domain-containing protein has translation MDKRFYAIIVGIGPGIGSALAFQFAKFYPIVLISRNSSSYESIVTDIKANGGHAMGITADASDPNSMDAAFGRIERDMHGANLALAAYNARGPFARKPFLEFKVEDLQANIAAEAGGLFNFAQRAIPLLLTSVQSSPNPPSLLVTGATASLRGSAFFSTVAAGKFAQRAVTQSLAREFGPQGVHVALAVIDGGIDVPWAKHIVINGGVEDGKLKPDAIASSLWHLHTQHRSSWTLELDLRPYVEKF, from the exons ATGGACAAACGATTTTACGCCATTATTGTGGGCATTGGCCCAGGAATCGGTTCTGCCCTGGCGTTTCAGTTCGCCAAATTCTACCCTATAGTTCTCATCAGCCGCAACTCTTCGAGTTACGAGTCCATTGTGACTGACATTAAAGCTAATGGCGGCCACGCCATGGGCATCACTGCCGATGCCTCCGATCCTAATTCTATGGATGCTGCTTTTGGGCGTATAGAAAGAGATATGCATGGTGCGAACCTTGCTTTGGCGGCGTATAATGCGAGAGGCCCATTTGCTCGTAAGCCTTTTCTCGAATTCAAAGTCGAAGATCTTCAAGCAAACATAGCGGCCGAAGC AGGTGGGCTTTTTAATTTCGCTCAAAGGGCCATTCCGCTGCTTCTTACTTCCGTCCAGTCATCTCCTAACCCTCCTTCACTCCTCGTAACTGGTGCGACCGCTTCGCTCCGGGGATCGGCCTTTTTCAGCACAGTCGCAGCCGGCAAGTTCGCTCAGCGAGCTGTGACTCAGTCCCTTGCTCGAGAATTCGGCCCCCAGGGAGTCCACGTTGCATTGGCAGTCATCGATGGTGGTATTGACGTGCCTTGGGCTAAGCATATCGTCATCAACGGCGGGGTAGAAGACGGGAAGCTGAAACCTGATGCG ATTGCCAGCAGTCTCTGGCATTTACATACGCAACACAGATCTTCGTGGACTTTGGAGCTAGATTTGCGTCCTTACGTAGAAAAGTTCTAA
- a CDS encoding ribonuclease t2 family domain-containing protein: MALRHLVFGAAWAAGSASAASVTCASNLPLSCQNTTAVSNTCCFNYPGGQLLQTQFWDTNPSTGPSNSWTVHGLWPDNCDGTFQQNCDSSRAYTNISAILAKSAPSTLSFMQTYWKDISGNDESFWEHEFGKHATCISTLDPDCYTNYQPTQEVGDFFTRTVSLFQSLPSYDWLAAAGIVPSKTATYTLAAIQAALTAHHGHNVVINCDNGELNELWYQFNVRGSVQTGTFTPVDPVGSGSTCPKTGIKYLPKSASSTKSSGGGGSTPPPGGVLSGAWYRAGGTPATYTATPNGSTFTLSSSKGKCAILSDSSLSCSSSVSTASSFGYDGTHLTYQGSAKFYAAATPSGQDQGTVFASSHAVSVAIAWNAQ, encoded by the exons ATGGCGTTGCGACATCTCGTCTTTGGAGCCGCGTGGGCCGCCGGATCTGCGTCGGCAGCCTCAGTAACATGCGCATCTAATCTGCCGCTGAGTTGCCAGAATACCACCGCGGTCAGCAACACTTGCTGCTTCAACTATCCAGGTGGCCAGCTTTTGCAGACGCAATTTTGGGACACAAACCCATCCACGGGCCCTTCTAACTCATGGACTGTCCACGGCCTATG GCCTGATAACTGCGATGGAACCTTTCAGCAGAACTGCGACTCATCAAGAGCGTATACCAACATCTCAGCAATTCTAGCAAAATCAGCTCCTTCTACACTTTCATTTATGCAAACATATTGGAAAGATATCAGTGGCAACGATGAGAGCTTTTGGGAGCACGAATTTGGCAAGCACGCTACATGCATCAGCACGCTTGATCCGGATTGCTACACCAACTATCAGCCAACCCAGGAAGTTGGGGACTTTTTTACGCGAACCGTGAGCCTGTTCCAAAGCCTTCCTTCGTATGACTGGCTTGCTGCAGCCGGTATTGTTCCTTCAAAAACCGCCACGTACACTTTGGCTGCTATCCAGGCTGCTCTCACTGCACACCACGGTCACAACGTCGTCATTAACTGCGATAATGGCGAGCTCAATGAGCTGTGGTATCAGTTTAACGTCCGTGGATCTGTTCAAACCGGCACATTCACTCCTGTTGACCCCGTTGGCTCTGGCTCTACTTGTCCCAAGACGGGCATCAAATATCTGCCAAAGTCCG CGTCAAGCACTAAAAGCTCTGGCGGCGGAGGATCCACTCCTCCACCGGGAGGAGTTCT CAGCGGAGCCTGGTATCGCGCTGGCGGTACTCCTGCCACATACACTGCCACTCCGAACGGTTCTACCTTTACACTCAGCTCAAGCAAGGGAAAGTGCGCTATCCTGAGCGACTCTTCCTtaagctgcagcagctctgtCTCTACTGCCAGCAGCTTTGGCTACGATGGCACCCACTTGACTTACCAGGGATCGGCCAAGTTTTATGCAGCTGCAACCCCAAGcggacaagatcaaggcaCTGTCTTCGCAAGCAGTCACGCTGTTTCTGTGGCAATTGCATGGAATGCCCAATAA